The following proteins are co-located in the Ruminococcaceae bacterium KH2T8 genome:
- a CDS encoding looped-hinge helix DNA binding domain-containing protein, AbrB family: protein MFKDNLVSLRKLHDMTQEDLADIVGVTRQAVAKWESGETVPDLEKSRAIANAFGVTIDDLINHEPTDNLGLGIAPRGKHLFGIVTVGDKGQIVIPAKARKIFEINPGDSLVVLGDEGTGIALMKSDGFLKMADKIRRGR, encoded by the coding sequence ATGTTCAAAGATAATCTTGTTTCGCTTAGAAAGCTCCATGATATGACTCAGGAAGACCTGGCAGATATCGTCGGTGTTACACGTCAGGCCGTTGCCAAGTGGGAGTCGGGAGAGACTGTCCCTGATCTTGAAAAGAGCAGGGCGATCGCAAATGCATTCGGTGTCACGATCGATGATCTTATCAACCACGAACCAACGGATAATCTGGGCTTGGGTATTGCGCCGAGGGGTAAGCATCTGTTCGGTATCGTAACGGTAGGCGACAAGGGTCAGATAGTGATCCCCGCGAAAGCCAGGAAGATCTTTGAGATCAACCCGGGTGACAGCCTCGTGGTATTGGGAGATGAAGGAACGGGTATCGCGCTCATGAAGAGCGACGGATTCCTTAAGATGGCAGATAAGATAAGAAGAGGACGGTGA
- a CDS encoding Acyltransferase family protein: MRKHYLDNIKWIVQVLVVMYHIFFMYMSNNLNPQSVFGQITDKPFIFGDLFQYIVYPWFMTVLFIVSGITSKIYLDSHTTKEFVKSRTTKLLVPSTIGLLVFGFIQGYLNMALSEGAFESVKNVPVVIRYFIMCISGTGVLWFLQVLWVLSILLVIVRKIEKDRLWNTCSKTNVIILVLMAVLFYGCGLILNTPVIPVYRFGLYGIAFFAGYFIFSHQEVIDRIKKFLPLFGVLALASGIVFCRLHFGESYSTAPVNRTVEFALCAYFMSVTVLGLGAKFLDFENGFTSWMSRRSFGIYVFHYMGISAVAVFVAGKFELPAAVIYILSTVAGFGGSLLLNAIISRVPFFRWAVLGISKRKAKENVQR; this comes from the coding sequence ATGAGAAAGCACTACTTGGATAACATTAAGTGGATAGTTCAGGTCTTGGTAGTCATGTACCATATTTTCTTTATGTATATGAGCAATAACCTGAACCCGCAGAGCGTATTCGGACAGATAACGGATAAGCCGTTCATCTTCGGTGATCTGTTTCAGTATATAGTCTATCCGTGGTTCATGACCGTGCTCTTTATCGTGTCGGGCATCACATCGAAGATCTATCTTGATTCCCATACGACAAAGGAATTCGTAAAGAGCAGGACAACGAAGCTGCTCGTGCCTTCCACGATCGGTCTTCTGGTATTCGGCTTTATCCAGGGATATCTAAATATGGCTCTGTCAGAAGGTGCATTTGAATCCGTGAAGAATGTTCCGGTCGTGATCAGATATTTCATAATGTGCATAAGCGGTACGGGAGTACTGTGGTTCCTTCAGGTCCTGTGGGTATTATCGATCCTCCTTGTGATCGTACGAAAGATCGAGAAGGACCGCCTTTGGAATACCTGCTCAAAGACAAATGTGATCATCTTGGTGCTCATGGCAGTTCTTTTCTACGGCTGCGGACTGATCCTTAATACGCCTGTTATTCCCGTATACAGATTCGGTCTTTACGGTATCGCATTCTTTGCCGGATACTTTATCTTCTCGCATCAAGAGGTAATTGACAGGATCAAGAAGTTCCTGCCTCTCTTCGGAGTCCTTGCTTTAGCATCAGGTATTGTATTCTGTCGTCTCCACTTCGGAGAATCCTACTCTACTGCTCCGGTCAACAGAACGGTCGAATTTGCGCTTTGCGCTTACTTCATGAGCGTGACGGTATTGGGACTCGGAGCGAAGTTTCTGGATTTCGAGAACGGATTTACTTCATGGATGAGCAGGAGAAGCTTCGGCATATACGTATTCCATTATATGGGGATCTCTGCCGTAGCGGTATTTGTAGCAGGTAAGTTCGAACTTCCGGCTGCTGTTATCTATATTCTCTCGACAGTTGCGGGATTCGGCGGCAGTCTCCTCCTGAATGCTATAATATCAAGGGTACCGTTCTTCCGCTGGGCAGTGCTCGGCATCAGTAAGAGAAAGGCAAAAGAAAATGTTCAAAGATAA